A genomic region of Arachis stenosperma cultivar V10309 chromosome 9, arast.V10309.gnm1.PFL2, whole genome shotgun sequence contains the following coding sequences:
- the LOC130949754 gene encoding uncharacterized protein LOC130949754, with translation MSAERAEEVAKQTADLLEAGFIREVDYTTWLSNVVLVKKHNGRWRMCVDYSDLNKACPKDCFPLPNIDALVDAAAGYRYLSFMDAYSGATYQRLMNKIFHDLIGKTVEVYVDDILAKTTRPDDLLNDLASVFASLRQHGMRLNPLKCAFAMEAGKFLGFMITQRGVEANPEKCQAILQMKSPGCVKDVQRLAGRLTSLSLFLGASATKEILAAPPVLGKPRDGEPLYLYLAITSEALAAVLVREDGRTQQPVYFISRALQGAELRYSKLEKLALALLTSSRRLKQYFQSHRVVVRTDQRIRQVLQKPDLAGRMMTWSIELSQYDIQYEPRQAIKAQAMADFLVEVTGDPGEDTGTRWKLHVDGASNQTFGGAGIILESPNGVVYEQSVKFEFPISNNQAEYEALIGGLTLATEVGAKRLEVCSDSQVITSQVNGSYQAKDPLLQKYLEKVKSLSQKFDEVTVQHVPRERNTRADLLSKLASTKPGEGNRSLIQGMTREPAIALHVTTLSSSWLDPITSYLEHGQVPGDQKDAVKLRREAAKYAIIQGQLFRKGLSQPLLKCLHPDQTDYVLREVHEGCCGHHIGGKALARKLIRAGYYWPSMMADSKEFVKKCMKCQQNANFAKAPANELSLLTTSRPFAQWGIDLVGPFPVGPGQRQVITRFGIPEVVISDNGTQFADKKFTEFLNGLGIRQKFSSVEHPRTNGQVESANKVILSGLKKRLDNKKGAWADELASVLWSYRTTEQSSTKETPFRLTYGVDAVIPVEIGEPSPRLLLKGVEETVEKDLIDEAREMAHLTETALKQRIALRYNTKVLKRDFEPDDLVLRRNDIGPPTPGEGKMAANWEGPYRVKKVMGKGAFKLERLDGKEVPRTWNADNLRRFYS, from the exons ATGTCGGCGGAAAGGGCAGAGGAGGTAGCCAAGCAAACGGCCGAcctcctagaagcaggcttTATACGAGAAGTGGATTACACGACGTGGCTCTCAAACGTGGTGCTGGTGAAAAAGCACAATGGCAGGTGGAGAATGTGTGTGGACTACTCTgaccttaacaaagcatgccccaaagacTGCTTCCCCCTCCCCAATATAGATGCACTCGTCGACGCTGCGGCGGGGTACCGGTATCTGagcttcatggacgcctactccg GAGCgacatatcaaaggctgatgaacaagaTATTCCACGACCTTATAGGAAAAACGGTCGAAGTTTATGTGGACGACATCCTGGCAAAAACAACACGACCTGACGACCTCCTAAACGACCTGGCAAGTGTGTTTGCGTCCCTCCGTCAACACGGTATGAGACTGAACCCcctcaagtgcgccttcgccatggaagccggCAAATTCCTGGGATTCATGATAACCcagagaggggtagaagccaacccggagaaatgccagGCAATACTCCAGATGAAGAGCCCAGGCTGTGTCAAAGACGTCCAGAGGTTGGCAGGGCGATTGACATCACTTTCCCTGTTCCTCGGGGCCTCGGCGACAAAG gaaatcctaGCGGCACCTCCCGTTCTCGGGAAGCCAAGGGACGGGGAGCCACTGTACCTGTACCTCGCTATAACAAGCGAAGCCCTGGCCGCGGTACTAGTACGGGAGGATGGGAGGACCCAACAACCAGTCTACTTCATAAGCAGAGCCCTACAAGGAGCAGAGTTAAGGTAtagcaagttggaaaagctagccttggcACTCCTGACTTCCTCAAGAAGGTTAAAACAGTACTTCCAAAGTCACCGAGTGGTCGTCAGAACGGACCAAAGAATCCGACAAGTTCTCCAAAAACCCGACCtggcgggaagaatgatgacttggtccatcgaaCTCTCTCAATATGACATACAGTACGAGccccggcaagccatcaaggcgcaGGCCATGGCGGATTTTTTGGTCGAAGTAACAGGAGATCCAGGCGAAGACACGggtacacggtggaagctccatgtggacggagcctccaaccagacctTCGGAGGAGCCGGGATCATCCTAGAAAGTCCAAACGGGGTCGTATACGAACAGTCGGTCAAATTCGAGTTTCCcatctcgaacaaccaagcagaatacgaagccctcataGGAGGCTTGACCCTAGCAACAGAGGTCGGCGCAAAAAGGCTGGAAGTGTGCAGCGATTCCCAAGTCATCACTTCCCAAGTAAACGGCAGCTATCAAGCCAAGGACCCCTTGTTGCAAAAGTACTTGGAAAAGGTcaaaagcttgagccaaaagTTTGACGAGGTCACGGTCCAGCACGTACccagagaaaggaacacacgaGCAGACCTCCTATCAAAGTTAGCCAGCACTAAGCCAGGGGAGGGAAAccggtctctcatccaaggcatgACAAGGGAACCTGCAATCGCCCTACACGTAACAACCCTAAGCTCTtcatggctagaccccatcaccaGCTACCTAGAACACGGCCAAGTCCCTGGTGACCAAAAGGATGCGGTGAAATTAAGGAGGGAAGCGGCCAAATACGCTATCATCCAGGGACAGCTGTTCAGAAAAGGGCTCAGCCAACCCCTACTGAAGTGCCTACACCCCGACCAAACGGACtacgtcctcagggaagtccaTGAGGGCTGCTGTGGGCACCACATCGGAGGAAAAGCCCTAGCAAGGAAGTTGATCCGAGCTGGGTACTACTGGCCGTCGATGATGGCAGACTCCAAAGAGTTTGTCAAAAAGTGCATGAAGTGCCAacagaacgccaactttgccaAGGCTCCGGCAAACGAGCTGAGCTTGCTGACGACTTCCCGGCCGTTCGCTCAGTGGGGAATCGACCTCGTAGGGCCCTTCCCTGTCGGCCCTGGGcag AGGCAGGTGATAACACGGTTCGGGATACCAGAagtcgtcatctcggacaacggcACACAATTTgctgacaaaaagttcacagAATTTCTCAACGGCCTAGGTATAAGGCAAAAGTTCTCTTCGGTAGAACACCCTCGGACGAACGGACAAGTGGAGTCCGCCAACAAGGTTATCCTTTCAGGGCTAAAAAAGAGGTTGGACAATAAGaagggtgcttgggccgacgagctAGCATCGGTCCTCTGGTCTTACCGAACAACCGAGCAATCCTCCACCAAGGAAACTCCTTTCCGATTAACATACGGGGTAGATGCGGTGATCCCCGTGGAGATCGGTGAACCGAGCCCGCGATTGCTTTTGAAAGGAGTGGAGGAAACTGTAGAAAAGGACCTGATTGATGAAGCCCGGGAAATGGCCCATTTAACGGAAACAGCGCTAAAACAAAGGATAGCCCTgcgctacaacaccaaagtgctcaagaGGGACTTTGAGCCTGACGACCTCGTCCTGAGACGGAATGATATCGGCCCACCGACCCCAGGAGAAGGCAAGATGGCGGCGAACTGGGAGGGCCCTTACAGAGTGAAAAAGGTGATGGGAAAAGGAGCCTTTAAGTTAGAAAGGCTCGATGGCAAGGAGGTCCCGAGGACATGGAACGCCGACAACCTAAGAAGATTCTACTCCTAA
- the LOC130949756 gene encoding uncharacterized protein LOC130949756 — protein MEMMAKRIDGLQVTVVNTSQPSPTWGQNEENQEDQQQEQVQYVHNQGFGSNDFHVDTYNSSWRNNPNLRWGDNQNQNQQPWQRNSNQNNSRNTNNKNHRQTNQNQYKKPQNNYLNSNFYPPNNPSTNQNTFHQPSTPHNQPQPPQDSKRISKLEIMMERMMKHQELTSKNHEASMKNLERQIGQLSKQAVIERPTSSLPSDTILNSKEECKAIQLRSGRTLVKNKETNKKLVDNDKRPAEKEEAISKEEDKQDQEKLKEKDE, from the coding sequence ATGGAGATGATGGCCAAGAGGATTGATGGCCTCCAAGTTACAGTAGTGAATACAAGTCAACCATCACCCACATGGGGACAAAATGAAGAAAACCAAGAGGATCAGcaacaagaacaagttcaatatgTGCACAACCAAGGTTTTGGATCAAATGACTTTCATGTAGACACTTACAACTCTTCCTGGAGGAACAACCCAAATCtgagatggggagacaaccagaATCAAAACCAGCAGCCATGGCAAAGAAATtcaaaccaaaacaactcaaGAAATACAAACAACAAAAACCATCGGCAAACTAACCAAAATCAATAcaaaaaaccacaaaataactacCTCAATTCCAACTTCTATCCACCCAATAATCCatcaactaaccaaaacacttttCACCAACCCTCAACACCCCATAATCAACCACAACCACCTCAAGACTCCAAAAGAATCTCCAAGTTAGAGATAATGATGGAAAGGATGATGAAGCACCAAGAGCTAACCAGCAAGAACCATGAAGCCTCAATGAAAAATTTAGAAAGGCAAATTGGTCAATTATCCAAGCAAGCAGTAATTGAAAGACCAACAAGCTCACTCCCAAGTGATaccattctgaattccaaagaaGAATGCAAAGCCATCCAGTTAAGGAGTGGAAGAACCTTGGTGAAAAACAAGGAAACTAACAAGAAGCTTGTAGACAATGACAAAAGGCCAGCTGAAAAAGAAGAAGCCATCAGCAAGGAAGAAGACAAGCAAGATCAGGAGAAGCTTAAAGAGAAAGATGAGTAG